The Phalacrocorax aristotelis chromosome 2, bGulAri2.1, whole genome shotgun sequence region AGGGGAACAGAGGTGACAACCCTCGTGCAACCACCACCCCCGGACAATCCCAGCATTAAGGAGGAGGCCCGCAGAATGATTCGAGCAGCTCAACAGGTGAGACAGTGATAAACCGGTGTGTGTGCAAAAAGATGAATCAGAATGCATCAGGTCCTCTGTTAATTCCCTTAACTTTGCTCCCAGAAcctggcagaggggaaggatgatTCTAAAACTACTGTTTACTGCATCAAAACTAGCCtctcctctgctctctggtgtCATGGAAGAGAGTGTTCAGCCATGCTAAAATATACCAAGAGTTTGCAGAttcacagaatagttgaggttgaaagggacctctggagatggtCTAGTCCAGCACCCCTGTTCAAAGCAGGGTCAATTAGAGATGGTTACTTACTTAGGACATACCCTTGAGTGTCTCCAAGGGTGGAGTctccacaacctttctgggcaacctgttccagtgttcaaTTACCCGTACAGTAAAAGAGGTTTTTCTCATGGTTAactggaatttcctgtatttcaatttgtgtCTTGTCCTTTCACGGGGTAGCACTAAGAAGAGTTTGGCTTCATCTTCCTTACACCCttccatcaggtatttatactcACTGATAAAATAAGAGTTGAGAAGGATAGGGAGATAGAGCTTTGAAGCTGCTTCCCGTATTATCAGCATATAGATGCAGCTATATAGTGGCTGACTGAATGTAGGCCAGGAAGTTATCTAAAAATGGCATGAGTGTGTTGGAGGGGGTGAGCAGGTAGTGGCTAAGCAGCTCAATACAACCTTCTGGTGTGGTTACGTTACCAAAAAAATACCTGCTATCATTGGATTAATGAGTAAAAGAACTCTCAGTGGCAGTGAGGTTTCTCCCTCACCTCTCACCCTCATATACAGAATATGCACCTTAGCAATTCTGTTTCCCGTTCTGGAGCCCACAATGTTTAAAGGAACCTTTAAATGGGAAGGTTCctctttaaaaaggaagttGAAATAGAGACGGTGCAGCAGTGCAGCTTTGGAATGTGAGGTGCTGGGCAACATGATCAGTCAGGGCATGAGCAGGCACAGATAGTTTATGTCTTTCTTGCGTTCTTTTCCTAGGTGGTAGCCATAGTGATGGACATTTTCACTGATGTGGATCTGCTGTTTGAGGTGTTGGATGCTGCAGCTCGCAGAGTGCCTGTGTACATCTTGCTGGATGAAATGAACTCTCAACTTTTCCTCGATACAGCTGCTAAATGCAAAGTCAATCTTAACTATGTGGAGGTGAGTAATCCGAAGACCTGCCCTGCCCCTAATTTGCATCCTGAGGGGGATATGTCCTGGGACACAGAGGGCTGTTATGACAGTAAAAACCTGAGCAAGGGGAAGATGGCCCAGAGCCTAGTGAAGGATGAGTATGAAGAAAGCTAGGAGAGCTGGCACAACAATACTGAAGCCTGAAGGCTGGGGGCACACGAATGAACAGGTTTATCTACCCATTCTATATGCAGACAGAATCACTAGATCTGAAGTACAAAGGTGGTGGCAGGATGGAAGTTAAAAGAgcaaggggaagaaggaggggcaggggaagagaagTAACAGTTCTAACTGAGTCAGTGCCTTGTCTGGTTTGCAGTTCCTAAGGGTGAGGACAGTTTCTGGCCCAACCTACTACTGCCGCACAGGGATGTCCTTCAAAGGCCATGTGAAAGAGAAATTCCTCTTGGTGGACTGCATGGTGGTGCTGAGTGGCAACTACAGGTGAGAAGCCCTGCAATGTTACATGTCCAGTTTCAGTGAGAAAGAGGCTGGTTAATTGGTAAAGCAGTTCTTCAGCACTTCCAAATgaacatcagtgacaaaagttTTTCTCACTGAAGGATACTGAGCAGCAATTCTCAGGAAAAACACACCATTTTGCAGCTGAGGTAGATACAGCAATTAGACAAGCCCTCAAGGCCAGACACCCAGAGGCCAGAATATCTCCAGGGGTACAgactccccagcctccctgggcagctgctCAAATGTTTGACTGCCCTCATTGTGAatagtgttttttctttagagCTCATTGATATTTCTTCTGCTACAACTATCTGTTGCCTTGTACCCTGCAGTGTACCTCTGGGAAGAGGCTAGCTCTGTTTCCTTACAACCACACTTTACGTAGTTAAGGACAGCAGTCAGCTTATGGCCCCCACACCCTCCATCCTTAGCCTacttttcttcaggctgaacaagctCAGCTCTTCCAGCCTGGCCTCATACCTAATATACTCTATCCTGCTATCCTATCCATCTCTATCCTAACCTATCTCTAGGGCAGGATATCTCTATCTCTCCTAGCATCTTGGTAGCCTTCTGCTAAACTACCTCCACTTTGTCAACAgctttcttgtactgggaagCCTAAAACTGGGAAACCATGAACCAGTATATGCTGGGGAGTACCCAGCTGGAAAGTAGCTTGGCAGAAAATGATCTgggggggtcctggtggacaccaagttgaacacaagccagcaatgtgcccttgccgCAAATAAGGCAAATGATATCCTGGACTGCGTTAGGCAAACCATTGCCAGCATGTTGAGGGAGGTGTTCCTTCCCCTTTATTCAACAGTGGGAAGGCCACACCTTGCatccagtacaagaaagacatggatatactggagggacTCCAATGAAGGGCCACAAGGATGATGAATGGACCAGAGTACCTCACATGTGAGGAAAagttgagagagctgggactttTTAGCCTAGCGAAGACACAGCTTGGGGAAATCTTAATATATATCGctatctgaagggagggtgcaaagaggatcgatggagccaggcttttttcagtggagcccagtggcaggaccagaggcaatgggcacaaactgaaacacaggaggttccattTGAACATAAGGAAACGCTTTTTTACTGTGTGGTTATCTGAACACTGGAATAGGTTTCCCAGGGACCGTGTGGAGTCTCTCTCCttagagatattaaaaacctgtcaggacatggtcctgggcaactggctctaggtgaccctgcttgatCAGGGGATGTTGGACTGGGTGACtgccagaggtcccttccaacctcaaccactCTATGCTAATGTGAAAATTGGACTCCATATGCCAGATACAGTTTCACAAGTGCTgactgggggtggggtgggtacAATCACTTCCATTGACCTGTTGGTGCACTTTTACTACTGCATCCCTGTATATGTTGAGAGCCACCATCTCTGCAAAGGTGCTGCTGTCTTTTTTCATCTTGTTGCCTGCCAGAACCTCCAAGTCATTTTCAGCCAAGCTGCTTTCTAGATAGTCATCCTCAGCCTGTATTGGTGGATGGTCTTGTTCTATCCTAGGTACAAGAATCTGTATTTGcctttgctgaatttcatgaggttcctgtcagcaTATTTCCCCAGCCTGTTAAGGTCCCCCTGACTGGCACATCAACTGCACCATCCCCCCCACCATTCTGGTATCATCTACAAGTTTGCTGGAGGTGCACAATGTCCTGTTTTCCAGGTCATAAATGACAGTGTTAAAGGCTATTTCCCCAAGCTctgacccctgaggaacaccacttaTAACTGTCCACCAGTCAGACTTCAAGTCACTGACCACCACCTGTTAAGCCTGACAGTCCAACCAACTTCCTGTGTGGCACACTCATTCAGTCCACAGTATTCCAATTTGGCTACAAAGCTACTTATGTAAAGGCCATGTGGGAACCCTTgctaaaatcattaaaaaaaccccacctcatCATCTGCTGTCCCCTCGTCCATGCAGCCAGCCTTCTCTTTGTAGAAGGCAATCAGATTGGGTCAGGCATGGTTTGCCCTTGGTAAATCCCTACTGTCTGATCCCAGTTGTCTTATTCCTGTGCCTGGAAATGGCTTCCAGGAAGATTTGCTCCACAATTTTCCCTCAGACTGACTAAAGGCTGACTTGCTATAGTTCCTTAGTTGAtccttttgctatttttaaagatgggcataACATTTTAGTTGTAAAAACCACTTACAACCCAAAGTATTGCAGGGACATTGACTTCATATAAAGATTATAATCTGCTCACTCTCTTGCTGTTGTTACTACTAACTGGCTTTTTTAGAACAGGAGTCATTTATTGCCTTGTAAAATCCTCTGCAAAGATGTGATGCCAAATCAATTAATAACTATGAGGCTTGGGACCAACAGTGTGTAATGAATGCTGCCTGAGCAGTAAATAATATCAGGAAAATTCTCTTCAGGTAAGCAGATGGTTTAATGTAAAGTGGTACAATCAAGTTACCTGATGCTAATAGACTATCattacttctgtttctctttgtaGTTTTATGTGGTCTTTTGAGAAGATTCACAGAAGCATTGCACACATCTTCCAGGGGGAGCTGGTGGCCAGCTTTGACGAAGAATTCCGAATTTTGTTCGCACAGTCAGAACCTCTTGTTCCTCCAGCCAATGTCTTGGCAAAGGCAGAGAACACATTTGCCATGACTCCCTTTGGCAACAATATGCCTTTCTTTCCTAAAAAACCACCCCTGATGTTCCAGAGGGATGAGaatctttttccctcctttatGGACAGAGTTGATCCAGACAGATATTTCTTGTCAAATTTCAGGCGGGATGATATGTTGCGCCATACTGTGGAGGGGTCAGCCATGCGAATGTACAAAAAGATAGAAATGGAGAATTCTCAGATGGATCCTGTCAGGGGTTTTCTCCGTTCGAAGCAGTTGGAGTTGGATGCTTTTAAGAGACACAGTTTTGCAGAAGGaacatttgaaaattttgcTTCTTCTAAACAGTATGCCAGGCAGATGTTCATGAATAATATGGATGAATTTAAAATCCAATCTAGTCATTTTCAGAAGGATCAGTTCTACCAGTACCAGTTTGAACATCCCCATCTTTCTGGCAGAACTCAGGGACTCTTTGAGAGAATCCGAGGTGGTAGGCCAGGATTCAATGAACTGGAAGATTACGGAGAGGGACCCAGATACCCTGAACTTGAATCCAATTTTCCACAGGAGGGTTTCCCCTTAAGGCTGGATTATGTACCTTCAAATTCTTCCAGGGAAGTGAGACATGGCTCTGATCAGCTGAATCCTGCAGGCAACGGCCCAATGGGAATGATGTTAAGAAGGCAGAATATAGGACAGAAATTTATTTGCCAGACTTCTCCTACACAGAAACAAAGCGTGGAACAACGCCTGTTCTTACAAGACAAAGATGAGGACCAAGATGAAGGCAAGAACACACAGGAAAATCGAACAGGTTTACGTAACTGGAGGATTTCTTCATACCTCAGTGCATACCAGTCTGAACCAGAAGAAGGTCTTCCAATGCCTATGGAATCAGAGGCATATAATGATGTACTTGGGGATACTCTCACAAAGCACTCCACTGACCTCATTCCAGCATTCAAATCCCCTATGTCGTTTAATAGCAAGACTCTGGGAATTGAAAGTGCCAAAGAATTTGCAGATCTTGATAGAGTAGGTGAAGAAACCCCTGTAATGAAACAAGATGCCTTTAGGTCCAGAATAAATCCTTTGATCCAGAGGAGCTCAAGACTCAGGTCCTCTCTGATTTTCAGTGCTGCCAAATTAGATCAGCCTAACACCACAATAGAAAAGGTTCAGATGATCCAAAAAGAACAAATGTCCAGTGAGCTGACGAAAGACAATGAAACTATAAAGACAGCTGCCTCATCTAAAGTGGCAGAACTTTTAGAGAAGTACAAAGCCGTGGGCAAAGACACAGAGCGAGCTACAGTCACTCATACCAAAGCTGTTTCCAGTTATCTACAGGAAGAATCACagaacacagagaagaaatgtaCTAAATCCGTGCAATATAAGATTCTGGAGAGTAGGGTACTAGACTCCAAAGACTCCTGCAGTACTTACAAAATGCATGGAGAGGCTGACAGGCCATTTGGGATGGCCTCATCAAATCCCCAGCTTGTTGATACATTGAGTAAAGATCCCCTAGCACATATTACAAAGGTGGACAAATTATCATCTCGGTTTTACCCTGCAGAGAATAAACCTGCTCTTCCAGAGAAGGAGAGTCTTATATTTGTAGGAGACACTCAGAAGTTGACTCTTccagagaagaaggaaagagtgACATTCAAAGAAGACACTCAAAAATTAGTCAATACAGAACTGAAGAAACCACAGATTAGGACATGTACCACATCAGGTCTTGAAAACTTACCTAGAAGTCAAGGATCTGACAGCTCTCTCAATAAATCTGAGGAAGACTgttcaaaaccagaacaaaatccaatggaatttttaagaaaagggtCACTACGGCTGAAGCAGCTTTTGAATCCAAAAGGTGAAAAGAAACTGGAGGAG contains the following coding sequences:
- the FAM83H gene encoding protein FAM83H, producing the protein MARRSQSSSQGDNPLDPNYLPPHYKEYYRLALDVLTEQGKESYQRFLAEEAAPDFLCNSEVDHIIQNLQKPQYANQEGSTDTAGDNDMDGSSGTYWPMNSDLAVPELDLGWPMVFGFRGTEVTTLVQPPPPDNPSIKEEARRMIRAAQQVVAIVMDIFTDVDLLFEVLDAAARRVPVYILLDEMNSQLFLDTAAKCKVNLNYVEFLRVRTVSGPTYYCRTGMSFKGHVKEKFLLVDCMVVLSGNYSFMWSFEKIHRSIAHIFQGELVASFDEEFRILFAQSEPLVPPANVLAKAENTFAMTPFGNNMPFFPKKPPLMFQRDENLFPSFMDRVDPDRYFLSNFRRDDMLRHTVEGSAMRMYKKIEMENSQMDPVRGFLRSKQLELDAFKRHSFAEGTFENFASSKQYARQMFMNNMDEFKIQSSHFQKDQFYQYQFEHPHLSGRTQGLFERIRGGRPGFNELEDYGEGPRYPELESNFPQEGFPLRLDYVPSNSSREVRHGSDQLNPAGNGPMGMMLRRQNIGQKFICQTSPTQKQSVEQRLFLQDKDEDQDEGKNTQENRTGLRNWRISSYLSAYQSEPEEGLPMPMESEAYNDVLGDTLTKHSTDLIPAFKSPMSFNSKTLGIESAKEFADLDRVGEETPVMKQDAFRSRINPLIQRSSRLRSSLIFSAAKLDQPNTTIEKVQMIQKEQMSSELTKDNETIKTAASSKVAELLEKYKAVGKDTERATVTHTKAVSSYLQEESQNTEKKCTKSVQYKILESRVLDSKDSCSTYKMHGEADRPFGMASSNPQLVDTLSKDPLAHITKVDKLSSRFYPAENKPALPEKESLIFVGDTQKLTLPEKKERVTFKEDTQKLVNTELKKPQIRTCTTSGLENLPRSQGSDSSLNKSEEDCSKPEQNPMEFLRKGSLRLKQLLNPKGEKKLEEEPTSESGKSDKQAAGLKRSSIGDCQEMMEEEKTHKFATPLPPKSSQPTQGRFPSSTANILYSSNLRDDTKVILEQISANSQKNRAELAKQLPSASNPDLSKSTTSLERKGEKEKSCNIHRSESFGSQKRNLQRQPSEDRDTLLKKMENMRKEKRVYSRFEVFCKKDENTSQSEEEYDTDAKDKKMGKFMPKILGTFKTKK